A genomic stretch from Strongyloides ratti genome assembly S_ratti_ED321, chromosome : 1 includes:
- a CDS encoding Peroxisome membrane anchor protein Pex14p, N-terminal domain-containing protein, with product MSNDGIRNEMVEAAVKFMTNAKVRSTSITEQKNFLKEKGLTDEEISKAIEEVGYISSNKVEDIERKPIQHQGSIFSKIQNIIVWCGALYGSYTFIRNYILPDEKFKNIEKQVSELHNSIKFLTNSTSQTLSIIQEQEKILSNLMQILSKNVEKDLKVNEVYNDISTIKKLLLGKDQFPSVLESKLNENNTFQAILMDGDKQCNVPTWQLPYPKDSLEYENESLDDNI from the coding sequence atgtctaATGATGGAATACGTAATGAAATGGTTGAAGCAGCAGTAAAATTTATGACAAATGCAAAAGTACGATCAACATCAATTActgaacaaaaaaattttctcaAAGAAAAAGGATTAACTGATGAAGAAATTTCAAAAGCTATTGAAGAAGTTGGATATATTTCATCTAATAAAGTAGAGGATATTGAAAGAAAACCAATTCAACATCAAGgatcaattttttcaaaaattcaaaatataattgtttgGTGTGGTGCATTATATGGTTCATATACATTTATTcgtaattatattttacctgatgaaaaatttaaaaatatagaaaaacaGGTATCTGAATTGCATAATtcaatcaaatttttaacaaactCCACATCACAAACTCTTTCAATAATTCAAGAAcaggaaaaaattttaagtaatCTAATgcaaattttatcaaaaaatgttgaaaaagatctaaaagtaaatgaagtttataatgatatatcaacaataaaaaaattattgttaggTAAAGATCAATTTCCATCTGTATTGGaatcaaaattaaatgaaaataatactttCCAGGCCATACTTATGGATGGAGATAAACAATGTAATGTACCAACATGGCAATTACCATATCCTAAAGATTCATTAGAATATGAAAACGAATCCTTagatgataatatttaa